The following nucleotide sequence is from Gordonia jinghuaiqii.
GCCCACCGCTCCGGCGGTGCGCTGTCCATCGACCATCCCGATCGCATCCGGATCAGCCACGACGGCAACGCCGTCCTCGCCTTCCCCGGCACCCTCGCCGGCGACGACAAGGCCTCCGACGTCCGGGGACTCGGTGCCGTGCTGTACGCCTTGCTGCTCAACCGCTGGGCGCTCGATCCCGAGACCGGTTCCCGCCTGGCGACCACCGCCGACGTCACCGAACCCGTGGGCGGGATCCCGATGGCCGTGCCGGGGGATGACGGACAACCCCTCGAACCGCGCGCCGCCGATCCCGACATCCCGTTCGAGATCTCCGCCGTCGCCGCCCGTGCACTCGACGGGTCCCGAGGTATCCGGACGGCCGCCACGGTGCAGCACGTCCTGGATCAGGCGACTGTTCTCGACCTCAACACCGACATGCTCCCGGCGATCACCGACGCCGATGCGCCGCCACCGGTGACGGTCACTCCTCGGTTGGGCAGCGGTGAGGACAAGCCTCCGCGTCGGAATGTGGCGCTGCTGATCGGTGCCGGTCTGCTGGCGCTGTTCATCGTCATCGCACTGATCCTGAGCGCCACCAACATCTTCGGCGGAAGCGACGGATCCAGCGACATCGACTCGATCATCACCACCAGCGAGCCTGCCCCCACCCCGACCGCGGGCCCACCGAACAGTCCGCCGGCCGACGCCGCCCCGCAGCCGATCCCGCTGACCGCGGTGAGCGTGGTGGACTTCTCCTCACAGCCGCCGGACAACTCGGCCAATGTCGGCAACGTGATCACCGGAGCCGCCCCTCCGTGGCAGACGGACAACTATCGGGGCAAACCCGACTTCGGCGGTCTCAAGTCCGGGCTGGGCCTGATGTTCGATCTCGGCAGCGAGCGGGCGGTGAAGACGGTGACGATCGAGAGCCCCACTCCCGGCATCGATGTGGAGATCCGCACCTCGCCGGGCGCGAAGCCCGCGTTCACCCGGACCACTCCGGTGGCCGCCGGACGGGTCGAGCGTTCGACGACCATCGAGATCCCCGTGCCGCAACGCGGCCGCTACGTGATGGTGTGGATCACGAGCCTCCCGAGTGCGCCCGGCGGTTATCAGGCCGAGATCTCGCGCGTCACGATGGCCGGCTGAGCTCGGGCGACTCCGCGGTCTGCGCCGTGGCCCGGGGAGCCCACCCGGGTGGCCCGAAGATGTAGCCCAGGCGTGCCCGCCAGCTCGTCGTCGACCGCACATCACGCGCGATGGCCGCACATCACGCGCGATGGCCGCATACTCGTGGGTTTGCAGACGCCAGATGTTGTAGGTGTCAACCGGTTTGGTGAGTCCGTAACGCGGGCGTCGTACCTCGGGCGCGAACGAGCCGAACAGGCGGTCCCAGATGATGAGCACGCCACCGTAGTTGCGGTCGAGGTACTCCGGGTCGCGGCCGTGATGCACTCGGTGGTGCGAGGGGGTGTTGAACACGAGCTCGAAGGGCGCCCACATGGTTCCGATGCGCTCGGTGTGGATCCAGAACTGGTAGATCAGGCTGAGCGAATACGCGAAGAACACCAGGGCCGGTGGCACCCCGAGGAGGGGCAGCGGCAGCCACATCAGCACCGCGGCACTGATGTTCCACTTCTGGCGCAGCGCGGTGGCGAAGTTGAAGTACTCGCTGGAGTGATGGGCTTGATGCGTGGCCCAGACGAGGCGCACACGGTGGGAGGTCCGGTGACTCCAGTAGAAGAGGAAGTCCACTCCGACGAGTGCGATCACCCACGTGTACCACTTGTCGGTGGGGAGTTGCCAGGGAGCCACGTAGGCGAAAAGCGCTGTGTAGGCGAGCAACCCGAGGGATTTCCAGAAGGCACTGGTAGCGATCGAGACCAGCCCCATCAGCACGCTGGAACGCGCGTCGCGCGACTCGTACGCGCCGGCCGGGAACTGCCGGTCGGTCGCCCGCGGCGCATCGTCTCGCGTGTTCTCGTTGTCCGGCGTGTTCTCGTTGCTGTGATCGTGCTCGAGTTTCGCGGCGGCGAACCACTCGATGGCGAGCATCGTGACGAAGAACGGGATCGCGAGCACAGTCGGCTCACGCATGGGCTCCGGCAAGAACTCCAACACCGCACAACTCCCTACTGCATCATCTGACACGCCTACATGTCACTTTGATTCTGACAAGGTATCGTGTCAGAAGTTGCGTGTAAAGACCTTGGGAATCATGAGGGGGAGTCGACGGGTGTCCGGAACAGCCGAAGCCGCGGGATCCGACGACGGTGCCGCGCCCGGACGTCGCTATGGGGGAGCCGATCCCACCGAGAGGCGGGACCGTCGTCGAGCTGCACTGATCGCGGCCGGCCTCGACGTCTTCGGCACCGAGGGCTACGCCAAAGCATCGGTGAAGAGCGTCTGCGAGAGCGCCGGACTGACCCAGCGCTACTTCTACGAGTCGTTCTCCGACCGTGCGGATCTGCTCGTCGCGGTGTACGACGATTGTGTCGCCTTCGTACGCTCGGCGACGGTCGGCGCGGTCGCGCAGTTCCTCGACCACCGGCTCGCCACCACAAGTGCCGGGGACGCGACCGCGGAGACCCCGGAGAACGCCACCCGATCACAGACCGGCAGCACCGACCCCGACGGCCCCAATCCCCATGAGTTCGATCCCGAAGGCATTGCGCCGGAGCATGTTCCGGACGCCGCCCGCGCAGCACTGGGTGCTTTCATGTCGTCGCTCTCCGAAGATCCCCGACGTGCGCGCGTGATGCTCGTGGAGGTCGTCGGGGTGACCCCGGAGATCGAACAGGTCCGTATGCGCGCCATCCACGGATGGGCGGAGCTGATCCTGACACTCGCGCGTGGGTCCCGTCCGCCGTCGCACCGGCAGCGCCTGGCCTCCGTCGGACTGGTCGGCGCCGTGACCCAGCTACTCGTCGACTGGTACGTCGCCG
It contains:
- a CDS encoding TetR/AcrR family transcriptional regulator, translating into MSGTAEAAGSDDGAAPGRRYGGADPTERRDRRRAALIAAGLDVFGTEGYAKASVKSVCESAGLTQRYFYESFSDRADLLVAVYDDCVAFVRSATVGAVAQFLDHRLATTSAGDATAETPENATRSQTGSTDPDGPNPHEFDPEGIAPEHVPDAARAALGAFMSSLSEDPRRARVMLVEVVGVTPEIEQVRMRAIHGWAELILTLARGSRPPSHRQRLASVGLVGAVTQLLVDWYVAGEENVDPAHQQPTQRETLPEILDVCVELFVAAYERLLT